From Paenibacillus graminis, a single genomic window includes:
- the aguB gene encoding N-carbamoylputrescine amidase has translation MRNVKVAATQMSCSGDIEENIRKAETLVREAAAQGAQIILLQELFETPYFCQKEKSDYYAYATELEHNKAVNHFKAIAKELQVVLPISFYEKKNYARYNSLAVIDADGTVLGKYRKSHIPDGPGYEEKFYFNPGDTGFKVWNTRYAKIGVGVCWDQWYPEAARVMSLMGAEILFYPTAIGSEPQDGSIDSKDHWQTCMLGHAAANLIPVVASNRIGEETDEESSINFYGSSFIAGPQGNKVVEAGRDEQAVLVSEFDLDALEVGRIEWGIFRDRRPELYRMIASYDGDLTF, from the coding sequence GTGAGAAACGTAAAAGTAGCCGCGACGCAAATGAGCTGCTCGGGCGACATTGAAGAGAATATCCGCAAGGCCGAAACACTGGTTAGAGAAGCTGCAGCCCAAGGTGCGCAGATTATTCTGCTGCAGGAGCTGTTTGAAACCCCGTATTTCTGCCAGAAGGAGAAATCCGATTATTATGCTTATGCCACCGAGCTTGAGCACAACAAAGCGGTGAACCACTTCAAAGCCATCGCCAAGGAGCTGCAGGTGGTGCTGCCGATCAGCTTTTATGAAAAGAAAAACTATGCCCGTTACAACTCCTTGGCTGTAATTGATGCGGATGGCACGGTGCTGGGCAAGTACCGCAAAAGCCATATCCCGGATGGCCCTGGCTATGAAGAGAAGTTCTACTTCAATCCCGGGGATACCGGATTTAAGGTGTGGAACACCCGGTATGCCAAAATCGGCGTAGGTGTCTGCTGGGATCAGTGGTATCCGGAGGCAGCACGGGTAATGAGCTTAATGGGTGCGGAAATTTTGTTCTACCCTACGGCCATTGGTTCGGAGCCGCAGGATGGCTCCATTGATTCGAAAGACCACTGGCAGACCTGCATGCTGGGCCATGCGGCGGCGAATCTGATTCCTGTCGTAGCCTCGAACCGGATCGGAGAAGAAACCGATGAGGAGTCCAGCATTAACTTTTACGGTTCCTCATTTATCGCTGGTCCACAGGGCAACAAGGTCGTTGAAGCCGGACGGGATGAGCAGGCCGTACTGGTCAGCGAATTCGATCTTGACGCATTGGAGGTCGGCCGGATTGAGTGGGGAATCTTCCGCGACCGGCGGCCGGAGCTGTACCGGATGATCGCATCGTATGACGGAGATTTGACGTTTTAA